One genomic region from Skermania piniformis encodes:
- a CDS encoding flavin-containing monooxygenase, which produces MTDCTPTATPDIDIDALRTRYLAERDKRLRSEGQDQYRTTEDGFTEAYEGDPYTAVEPREPITDEIEVAILGGGWAGLIAGARLTEAGVTDFRIIELGGDFGGAWYWNRYPGIQCDTDSYAYLPLLEETGYMPVEKYSRGDECFAHAQRIGKHYNLYDRAIFSTLVRSLEWDAESSRWKIGTNRGDDIRARFVIMAQGPFNKPKLPGIPGIDEFTGHSFHSARWDYAYTGGSMQGDLDGLAGKKVAVIGTGASGIQVIPHIARSAEHLYVFQRTPSYIYDRGDVPTDPEWAASLQPGWTTERKRNFHTAAFEAFAPGQPDLICDGWTEVSRNLEAHISATNGWATLTPEKFMELREIEDYKAMERARQRVDELVDDPETAEALKAYYRFLCKRPCFSDAYLPTFNRDNVTLVDVSKTKGVERITAKGVVADGVEHEVDCIVFASGFEITTDLDRRFGIAPFTGRDGLSLYEHWADGYRTLHGLTTRGFPNIFFTGFIQGGVTASTTDMFDQQATHLAYLLAKATTDGVTSLEPTEEAVQQWCTTISETAVDNSAFQLECTPGYYNNEGEQPIRSHLGEPYWPGFHAMGDVLQAWRDAGDLAGLDLEK; this is translated from the coding sequence ATGACCGACTGCACCCCCACCGCGACGCCCGACATCGACATCGACGCGCTGCGCACGCGATACCTCGCCGAGCGGGACAAGCGGCTGCGCAGCGAAGGCCAGGATCAGTACCGGACGACCGAGGACGGGTTCACCGAGGCCTACGAGGGTGATCCGTACACTGCGGTCGAGCCGCGCGAGCCGATCACCGACGAGATCGAGGTGGCCATCCTGGGTGGCGGCTGGGCCGGCCTGATCGCCGGCGCCCGGCTGACCGAGGCCGGGGTGACCGACTTCCGGATCATCGAGCTGGGCGGGGATTTCGGCGGTGCCTGGTACTGGAACCGCTATCCCGGCATCCAGTGCGACACCGACAGTTACGCCTACCTGCCGCTGCTCGAGGAGACCGGGTACATGCCGGTCGAGAAGTACTCCCGCGGCGACGAGTGTTTCGCGCACGCGCAGCGGATCGGCAAGCACTACAACCTCTACGACCGGGCGATCTTCAGCACGCTGGTGCGCTCGCTGGAATGGGACGCGGAAAGTTCCCGCTGGAAGATCGGCACCAACCGGGGCGACGACATCCGCGCCCGGTTCGTCATCATGGCGCAGGGCCCGTTCAACAAGCCGAAGCTGCCGGGCATCCCGGGCATCGACGAGTTCACCGGCCACAGCTTCCACAGCGCGCGCTGGGACTACGCCTACACCGGCGGCAGCATGCAGGGTGACCTGGACGGATTGGCCGGCAAGAAGGTCGCGGTGATCGGCACCGGCGCCAGCGGCATCCAGGTGATTCCGCATATTGCCCGCTCGGCGGAGCACCTGTACGTATTCCAGCGCACCCCCTCCTACATCTACGACCGCGGCGACGTACCGACCGATCCGGAATGGGCCGCGTCGTTGCAGCCGGGTTGGACGACCGAGCGCAAGCGCAACTTCCACACCGCCGCGTTCGAGGCGTTCGCCCCCGGCCAGCCGGACCTGATCTGCGACGGCTGGACCGAGGTCAGCCGCAATCTGGAAGCGCACATCAGCGCCACGAACGGCTGGGCGACACTGACGCCGGAGAAGTTCATGGAGTTGCGCGAGATCGAGGACTACAAGGCGATGGAGCGGGCCCGGCAGCGGGTCGACGAGCTCGTCGACGACCCGGAAACCGCCGAGGCGCTCAAGGCCTACTACCGGTTCCTCTGCAAGCGGCCGTGTTTCAGCGACGCGTACCTGCCGACCTTCAACCGGGACAATGTCACGCTGGTCGACGTCTCGAAAACCAAAGGGGTCGAGCGGATCACCGCCAAGGGTGTGGTCGCCGACGGGGTCGAGCACGAGGTGGACTGCATCGTCTTCGCCAGCGGGTTCGAGATCACCACCGACCTCGACCGCCGGTTCGGCATCGCCCCGTTCACCGGCCGCGACGGCCTGTCACTCTACGAGCACTGGGCCGACGGCTACCGGACGCTGCACGGCCTGACCACCCGGGGATTCCCGAACATCTTCTTCACCGGGTTCATCCAGGGCGGCGTCACCGCCAGCACGACCGACATGTTCGACCAGCAGGCCACCCATCTCGCGTACCTCCTCGCCAAGGCCACCACGGACGGCGTCACCAGCCTGGAACCGACCGAGGAAGCGGTCCAGCAGTGGTGCACCACGATCTCCGAAACCGCAGTCGACAACAGCGCTTTCCAATTGGAATGCACCCCCGGCTACTACAACAACGAGGGCGAGCAGCCGATCCGCTCGCACCTCGGCGAGCCGTACTGGCCGGGCTTCCACGCGATGGGCGACGTACTCCAGGCCTGGCGCGACGCCGGGGATCTGGCCGGGCTCGACCTGGAGAAGTGA
- a CDS encoding aromatic ring-hydroxylating oxygenase subunit alpha, giving the protein MTDTAETPTELLSTPMEIGIDAYTSPEYARAEGDKLWAKVWQQVCRVEELPRVGSFLTYDIVNDSILVVRTAPDTIRAYHNVCAHRGRRLVDTPTGAHDARGSARQFICGFHGWRYDLDGRNTFVAERDDWTCGLSERNDGLNPVQVDTWGGWVWINMDPDAESLRDYLEPAAKLLENFELEKMRYRWRRWVDFDCNWKVAFEAFMETYHVPYTHPEFANFGSFLGWARAHGRHSNIGYDAPKGMEENQAKLRVGGGTDARISTATLQNFTWENANTNTTRTLVDVANRLVDELPEGTPSDQVLRYWLDTARAEDEARGVFWPQVEPSVVAESGTAWQIFPNFQIGHAVNNMLCYRFRPFGVNPDKCIFEAAVFELFPDGQEPATAWEYTPVGDPGWRTVLPQDFDNMAAVQQGMKSRGFSGPKPNPYRERSVVNLHHNLAKYMGTGEPTDLR; this is encoded by the coding sequence ATGACCGACACCGCCGAGACCCCGACCGAGCTGCTGTCCACGCCGATGGAGATCGGCATCGACGCCTACACCAGCCCGGAGTACGCACGCGCCGAGGGCGACAAGCTGTGGGCCAAAGTGTGGCAACAGGTCTGCCGGGTCGAAGAGCTGCCGCGCGTCGGCAGCTTCCTCACCTACGACATCGTGAACGACTCGATCCTCGTGGTGCGCACCGCTCCCGACACCATCCGCGCGTACCACAACGTGTGTGCCCATCGCGGCCGCCGGCTGGTCGACACCCCCACCGGAGCGCACGACGCCCGAGGCAGCGCCCGGCAGTTCATCTGCGGCTTCCACGGCTGGCGCTACGACCTCGACGGCCGCAACACCTTCGTCGCCGAGCGCGACGACTGGACCTGCGGGCTCAGCGAACGCAACGACGGGCTGAACCCGGTCCAGGTGGACACCTGGGGCGGCTGGGTCTGGATCAACATGGACCCGGACGCCGAATCCCTGCGGGACTACCTGGAACCGGCGGCAAAGCTGCTGGAGAACTTCGAGCTGGAGAAGATGCGGTACCGCTGGCGGCGCTGGGTCGACTTCGACTGCAATTGGAAGGTCGCGTTCGAGGCCTTCATGGAGACCTACCACGTCCCCTACACCCATCCCGAGTTCGCCAACTTCGGCAGCTTCCTCGGCTGGGCCCGCGCACACGGCCGCCACTCCAACATCGGCTACGACGCGCCGAAGGGTATGGAGGAGAACCAGGCCAAGCTGCGGGTCGGCGGCGGCACCGACGCCCGCATCTCCACCGCGACGCTGCAGAACTTCACCTGGGAGAACGCCAACACCAACACCACCCGCACGCTGGTCGACGTGGCGAACCGACTGGTCGACGAGCTCCCCGAGGGCACCCCGAGCGACCAGGTGCTGCGGTACTGGCTCGACACCGCACGCGCCGAGGACGAGGCACGTGGCGTGTTCTGGCCGCAGGTCGAGCCGTCCGTGGTCGCCGAAAGCGGCACCGCCTGGCAGATCTTCCCGAACTTCCAGATCGGGCACGCGGTGAACAACATGCTCTGCTACCGGTTCCGGCCGTTCGGGGTGAATCCGGACAAGTGCATCTTCGAAGCCGCCGTCTTCGAGCTGTTCCCGGACGGACAGGAGCCGGCGACCGCGTGGGAGTACACACCGGTCGGCGACCCGGGCTGGCGCACGGTGCTCCCGCAGGACTTCGACAACATGGCCGCGGTCCAGCAGGGCATGAAGTCGCGAGGCTTCTCCGGCCCGAAGCCGAACCCGTATCGCGAACGCAGCGTGGTCAACCTGCATCACAACCTGGCGAAGTACATGGGCACCGGCGAACCCACCGATCTCCGCTGA
- a CDS encoding SDR family NAD(P)-dependent oxidoreductase, protein MANGSAHTGIDPGLAGLGLGDRGVIVAGAGGGGIGTAITRLLARAGATVIAVSRSPENLATHVEPLAAEGLPVVSCAADASTDDGVAKILDAARASGVPLHGLVNVAGGAAPATWMPATRVTRTDWRDLFAQNVETMFFMSQAVATELKAAGRPGSIVSLSSISGMNTAPFHIAYGTAKAALVAATRTLAVELAQTGIRVNAVAPGVTATPASTAYVGDDPERDRTAIAMGRRGTPEEQAGPILFLLSDLSSYLTGQTLLVDGGLNLKWTHLGADHTSLFLENAEFRAAITR, encoded by the coding sequence ATGGCCAACGGCAGCGCCCACACCGGCATCGATCCCGGCCTCGCCGGACTCGGGCTCGGCGATCGCGGCGTGATCGTCGCCGGTGCGGGCGGTGGCGGGATCGGCACCGCTATCACCCGACTCCTCGCCCGCGCCGGCGCGACCGTGATCGCGGTGAGCCGCTCGCCGGAGAACCTTGCCACGCACGTGGAGCCGCTTGCTGCGGAAGGACTTCCGGTTGTCTCCTGCGCCGCCGATGCGAGTACCGACGACGGCGTGGCAAAAATCCTGGATGCGGCCCGAGCAAGCGGAGTTCCGTTGCACGGCTTGGTGAATGTCGCCGGCGGCGCGGCACCGGCGACCTGGATGCCGGCTACCCGGGTCACCCGTACGGACTGGCGGGATCTGTTCGCGCAGAACGTGGAGACGATGTTCTTCATGAGCCAGGCGGTCGCCACGGAACTGAAAGCCGCCGGACGGCCCGGCTCGATCGTCTCGCTCTCCTCGATCAGCGGGATGAACACCGCGCCGTTCCACATCGCCTACGGCACGGCGAAAGCCGCCCTGGTAGCGGCCACCCGCACCCTTGCCGTGGAACTTGCACAGACCGGGATCCGGGTGAATGCGGTTGCTCCCGGGGTCACCGCGACCCCGGCGTCGACGGCCTATGTCGGCGACGATCCGGAACGGGACCGGACGGCGATTGCGATGGGCCGCCGCGGCACCCCGGAGGAACAGGCCGGGCCGATCCTGTTCCTGCTGTCGGACCTGTCGAGCTACCTCACCGGCCAGACGTTGCTCGTCGACGGCGGCCTGAACCTGAAATGGACCCACCTGGGCGCCGACCACACGTCGCTGTTCCTGGAGAACGCCGAGTTCCGGGCCGCGATCACCCGCTGA
- a CDS encoding SMP-30/gluconolactonase/LRE family protein, whose product MTRGRYRSTTPIAAAEGVTVERLTPPSRLFGANGLRTGPDNRIYVAQVAGSQISALDIGTGELETISAKGGDIIAPDDIAFDPAGNLIATEYMDARVSVRSTDGTSRVLRDDLPGANGITVHNGRLFVNECRIGGRLMELPLDGSAPKVLQDNLPMPNAMEVGPDGLLYYPVMGTNDIWRIDPDGGTPERVVGDLGVPDSVKFDAAGFIVSTQVGTGEVLRIDPRTGNREVLAQLAPGLDNCTFVDGRLFVSSFGGAITEILGGGATKDMLDGGLMWPLDLTVGPDGTLYVADGTFLYAWVGGRLDVVASLFSLNTPGYVRGVTAVGANEFLCATSGGQIAYYRHGPEPETDFVADGFDQLYGITAAADGSIVAVEMGAGRVLSVRGGQTEALATGLRAPTGVVIGPGQQILVAETGAGRVVSVGSGGVDTVVDGLVTPHGLLMRGDRLLIVDSGRKELISVDLATKERQTLAADLPLGVPDGVVAKPLLGTPPFSGPMGPFAGITAGPDGTVYVSADAEGSVLAVRISG is encoded by the coding sequence GTGACTCGAGGGCGCTATCGCAGCACCACACCCATCGCCGCCGCCGAGGGGGTGACCGTCGAGCGGCTGACGCCGCCGAGCCGACTGTTCGGCGCCAACGGTCTGCGCACCGGACCGGACAACCGAATCTACGTGGCGCAGGTCGCCGGCAGCCAGATCAGCGCCCTGGACATCGGCACCGGCGAACTGGAGACGATCAGCGCCAAGGGCGGCGACATCATCGCGCCGGACGACATCGCGTTCGACCCGGCAGGCAACCTCATCGCCACCGAGTACATGGACGCTCGGGTGAGCGTGCGCAGCACCGACGGCACCAGCCGGGTGCTGCGCGACGACCTGCCGGGCGCGAACGGCATCACCGTGCACAACGGCCGGCTCTTCGTGAACGAGTGCCGGATCGGTGGCCGGCTGATGGAGCTGCCACTGGACGGCAGCGCGCCGAAAGTGTTGCAGGACAACCTCCCGATGCCCAACGCGATGGAGGTGGGCCCGGACGGTCTCCTCTACTACCCGGTCATGGGCACCAACGACATCTGGCGGATCGACCCGGACGGCGGCACACCGGAACGGGTCGTGGGCGACCTCGGGGTGCCCGACTCGGTCAAGTTCGATGCGGCCGGTTTCATCGTCTCCACCCAGGTCGGCACCGGCGAGGTGCTGCGGATCGATCCGCGCACCGGCAACCGCGAGGTGCTGGCCCAGCTCGCCCCCGGCCTGGACAACTGCACGTTCGTCGACGGCCGGCTGTTCGTCTCCAGCTTCGGCGGCGCGATCACCGAGATCCTCGGCGGCGGCGCGACCAAGGACATGCTCGACGGTGGCTTGATGTGGCCGCTGGACCTGACGGTCGGCCCGGACGGCACCCTGTACGTCGCCGACGGCACCTTCCTCTACGCCTGGGTCGGCGGCCGGCTCGACGTGGTCGCCTCGCTGTTCAGCCTGAACACCCCGGGCTATGTCCGCGGTGTGACCGCGGTCGGCGCGAACGAATTCCTCTGCGCGACCTCCGGCGGGCAGATCGCCTACTACCGGCACGGCCCAGAACCCGAAACCGATTTCGTGGCAGACGGTTTCGACCAGCTCTACGGGATCACCGCCGCAGCGGACGGCTCGATCGTCGCGGTCGAGATGGGCGCCGGTCGGGTGCTGTCGGTCCGCGGCGGGCAGACCGAGGCGCTCGCGACCGGGCTGCGTGCACCTACCGGAGTGGTGATCGGACCGGGGCAGCAGATCCTGGTCGCCGAGACCGGCGCGGGCCGGGTTGTGTCCGTCGGTTCGGGCGGAGTCGACACTGTGGTCGACGGCCTGGTCACCCCGCACGGACTGCTGATGCGCGGCGACCGACTGCTGATCGTCGACTCCGGCCGCAAAGAGCTGATCTCCGTCGATCTGGCGACCAAGGAGCGGCAGACCCTCGCCGCCGACCTGCCACTCGGGGTGCCCGACGGCGTCGTCGCCAAGCCGTTGCTCGGCACGCCGCCGTTCTCCGGGCCGATGGGTCCGTTCGCCGGAATCACCGCCGGCCCGGACGGGACGGTCTACGTGTCGGCGGACGCGGAGGGCAGTGTGCTGGCCGTACGGATCTCGGGGTAG
- a CDS encoding FadR/GntR family transcriptional regulator — MTNARAGRVPQRRIAETVAAELRTRILNGDDEYRLPTQDQLVQDFGVSYPSIREALRILETEGLVTVRRGNIGGAEVHRPDAASAAYHLGLALQGARVTLGDLAAGLRALEPLCAGECAARTDRATTVVPALIDNVDRSAALLGDGVAFTHTAREFHDLIVSYTPNLTVRYVVATLVTLWSAQEQAWAETLTREGHYPSRDEAEAVVRTHRRIVQEIEAGRGAEAQRLYRTHLSAAQAVVLDQTDDGIVSAAAAGARLALQSVTRARI; from the coding sequence ATGACGAACGCTCGGGCGGGCCGGGTGCCGCAGCGCCGGATCGCCGAGACCGTCGCTGCCGAGTTGCGCACCCGCATCCTGAACGGGGACGACGAGTACCGCCTCCCCACCCAGGATCAGCTGGTCCAGGACTTCGGGGTCAGTTATCCGTCGATCCGCGAGGCACTTCGCATCCTGGAGACCGAGGGGCTGGTGACGGTCCGCCGCGGCAATATCGGCGGCGCCGAGGTCCATCGCCCCGACGCCGCATCGGCCGCGTATCACCTCGGCCTCGCCCTCCAGGGCGCCCGGGTGACGCTCGGCGATCTGGCCGCCGGGCTACGCGCTCTCGAACCGCTGTGCGCCGGCGAATGCGCCGCCCGGACCGATCGGGCGACCACCGTCGTGCCAGCACTGATCGACAATGTCGACCGATCGGCCGCCCTACTCGGCGATGGCGTGGCGTTCACCCACACCGCGCGCGAGTTCCACGATCTGATCGTCTCGTACACCCCGAATCTCACTGTGCGGTATGTGGTTGCCACTCTGGTCACCTTGTGGTCCGCACAGGAGCAGGCCTGGGCGGAGACGCTCACCCGCGAAGGTCACTACCCGTCCCGCGACGAAGCGGAGGCCGTCGTGCGCACCCACCGGCGCATCGTGCAGGAGATCGAAGCCGGCCGCGGCGCGGAGGCGCAGCGGCTATACCGGACGCACCTGAGCGCCGCGCAGGCCGTGGTGCTGGATCAGACCGACGACGGGATCGTGAGTGCGGCGGCGGCCGGCGCACGGCTGGCTCTGCAATCGGTCACCCGCGCGCGCATCTGA
- a CDS encoding acyl-CoA dehydrogenase family protein — protein sequence MDFSMGEVAAGLRGELRRLIDTEVPDGYLGAFTDDPADLAAAQRFCGVLAERGLLCAAWPERFGGRDASVWEQTVVREEMWGYHEPRGAQYMGVNWVGPTIMRHGTHLQQRLHLPPIARGEVIWCQGFSEPDAGSDLASLRTAARRDADGWRISGQKIWTSYATMAQWCFLLARTSTGGPKQRGLTVFLVPMTEAGIEVRPIRSMLGPHHLNEVFFDGVRATDADVLGQVDDGWSVVQEVLAFERVGIARYARCERLLQAAPDALGKDWDAIAPALRGRWTRALVRARRARLLAYQVLARQDAGRVSPGDTAAYRIAVTRLDQESAAVLAELAAHVPDDTDAGRHFRRAVEDHWRYANAATVASGSVEMQQILLARSLLGGRRRVGEAA from the coding sequence ATGGACTTCTCGATGGGCGAGGTCGCCGCTGGTTTGCGCGGTGAGCTCCGGCGCCTGATCGACACGGAGGTCCCCGACGGCTATCTGGGTGCCTTCACCGACGACCCGGCGGACCTCGCAGCGGCCCAACGGTTCTGCGGCGTGCTCGCCGAGCGGGGCTTGCTCTGCGCGGCCTGGCCCGAGCGGTTCGGCGGGCGGGACGCTTCGGTGTGGGAACAGACGGTCGTCCGCGAGGAGATGTGGGGTTACCACGAGCCGCGCGGCGCGCAGTACATGGGCGTGAACTGGGTCGGACCGACGATCATGCGACACGGAACGCACCTGCAACAGCGGCTGCATCTGCCGCCGATCGCGCGCGGTGAGGTGATCTGGTGCCAGGGATTCAGCGAGCCCGACGCCGGCTCCGACCTGGCCTCGCTGCGCACCGCGGCGCGGCGGGACGCCGACGGCTGGCGGATCTCCGGGCAGAAGATCTGGACCTCGTACGCCACCATGGCGCAGTGGTGCTTCTTGCTCGCCCGCACCTCCACCGGCGGCCCGAAACAGCGGGGGCTGACCGTCTTCCTGGTGCCGATGACCGAGGCCGGGATCGAGGTCCGGCCGATCCGGTCGATGCTCGGGCCGCACCACCTCAACGAGGTGTTCTTCGACGGGGTGCGGGCCACCGACGCGGATGTGCTGGGGCAGGTCGACGACGGGTGGTCGGTGGTCCAGGAGGTGCTGGCGTTCGAGCGGGTCGGCATCGCCCGCTACGCCCGCTGTGAGCGGCTGCTGCAAGCAGCTCCGGATGCGCTCGGAAAGGATTGGGACGCCATCGCTCCGGCGTTGCGTGGGCGCTGGACCCGGGCGCTGGTGCGGGCCCGGCGGGCTCGTTTGCTCGCCTATCAGGTGCTCGCCCGCCAGGACGCGGGGCGGGTGTCGCCTGGCGACACTGCCGCCTATCGCATCGCCGTGACCCGGCTGGACCAGGAGAGCGCCGCCGTGCTGGCCGAACTCGCCGCACATGTGCCGGACGACACCGATGCCGGCCGGCACTTCCGCCGTGCGGTCGAGGATCACTGGCGCTATGCCAATGCCGCCACGGTGGCCTCGGGGAGCGTGGAGATGCAGCAGATCCTGCTGGCCCGGTCGTTGCTCGGGGGTCGGCGCCGGGTGGGTGAAGCCGCATGA
- a CDS encoding acyl-CoA dehydrogenase family protein: MVLELSEEATEFGLQAIQVLRAAGGDDLVQAAEADPTRRQALVEPVLARIGAWELAPRRDPVELEAAAALCRSAGYWATPYPVAERLARPDDLDVDLLVAVAGAHPAAALAGIDLRVAAVDPGGRRGSATVLPAAGSPRETGFVAPLSVDPVDESGSGDLALAYVLPCWTLLGLLDRAMELAREHVLVRQQFGRPLAEFQSVQFQLTDAEVERRGVEVLARYALWSMQAGRPDAVADALALRVAALEAADVVFRVTHQLHGALGFCDETTLSWLSRHSLALRRLPFGRTDTEDLLTRRIGTAGLAGLYSDPPGV, encoded by the coding sequence ATGGTTCTCGAACTCTCCGAGGAAGCAACCGAATTCGGTCTCCAGGCAATACAGGTGCTGCGGGCCGCAGGCGGCGACGACCTGGTGCAGGCCGCCGAAGCCGACCCGACCCGGCGGCAGGCGCTGGTCGAGCCGGTGTTGGCCCGGATCGGTGCCTGGGAGCTGGCGCCCCGCCGCGACCCGGTGGAACTGGAGGCCGCTGCGGCACTGTGCCGCAGCGCGGGGTATTGGGCCACCCCCTATCCGGTGGCCGAACGACTCGCCCGTCCGGACGACCTCGACGTCGATCTGCTCGTCGCGGTCGCCGGGGCGCATCCGGCCGCGGCACTCGCCGGTATCGACCTGCGGGTCGCTGCGGTGGACCCCGGTGGGCGGCGCGGTTCGGCCACCGTGCTGCCCGCCGCGGGCTCGCCCAGGGAGACGGGGTTCGTGGCGCCGCTGTCGGTCGATCCGGTGGATGAATCCGGCTCCGGCGACCTGGCGCTCGCGTACGTGTTGCCGTGCTGGACCCTGCTCGGACTGCTCGATCGGGCGATGGAGTTGGCTCGCGAGCATGTCCTCGTGCGACAGCAGTTCGGTCGGCCGCTGGCCGAGTTCCAGTCGGTGCAGTTCCAGCTCACCGACGCGGAGGTGGAGCGCCGCGGCGTCGAAGTGCTTGCCCGGTATGCGCTCTGGAGTATGCAGGCCGGCCGCCCGGACGCGGTGGCCGACGCATTGGCCCTACGCGTCGCCGCGCTGGAGGCCGCCGACGTGGTCTTCCGGGTGACCCACCAACTGCACGGAGCCCTCGGCTTCTGCGACGAGACCACGCTGTCCTGGCTGTCCCGGCACAGCTTGGCCCTGCGCCGATTGCCGTTCGGCCGCACCGACACCGAGGATCTGCTCACCCGGCGGATCGGCACCGCCGGACTGGCGGGCCTGTATTCCGATCCACCGGGGGTGTGA
- a CDS encoding enoyl-CoA hydratase/isomerase family protein: MRTVLIDRPAELNAVNADLHRAFAEVWRHLAADQGARVVILTGAGRAFSAGGDLDWITSFLDDPVARDESIREGAQIIEEMLRFPLPVIAAVNGAAMGLGASIAILSDIVLMSDRAYLADPHVAVGLVAGDGGAAFWPLLTPILRTREFLYTGDRIDAATAVEVGLASRIVPADGLLDEARALAGRLAGQPVEALRGTKRVVNMYLAQALAGPMQAGFAAEVVSMQTPEHRERLLALRNRSG, translated from the coding sequence GTGCGCACCGTACTGATCGATCGGCCTGCCGAACTCAACGCGGTGAATGCCGATCTGCATCGGGCTTTCGCCGAAGTGTGGCGGCACCTCGCGGCGGATCAGGGAGCGCGGGTGGTGATCCTGACCGGCGCCGGCCGCGCGTTCAGCGCCGGTGGCGATCTGGACTGGATCACCTCGTTCCTCGACGACCCGGTCGCCCGGGACGAGAGCATCCGGGAAGGCGCGCAGATCATCGAGGAGATGCTGCGGTTCCCGCTGCCGGTGATCGCCGCGGTCAACGGTGCGGCGATGGGGCTGGGCGCGAGCATCGCGATCCTGTCCGACATCGTGCTCATGTCGGACCGGGCCTACCTCGCCGACCCGCATGTTGCGGTCGGGCTGGTCGCCGGTGACGGCGGGGCCGCGTTCTGGCCGCTGCTCACGCCGATCCTGCGCACCCGTGAGTTCCTCTACACCGGCGATCGGATCGACGCTGCGACCGCGGTCGAGGTCGGCCTCGCGAGCCGGATCGTGCCGGCCGATGGGCTGCTGGACGAGGCGCGGGCCCTGGCCGGGCGGCTCGCAGGTCAACCGGTGGAGGCGCTGCGCGGCACCAAACGGGTGGTGAACATGTACTTGGCGCAGGCTCTGGCCGGGCCGATGCAGGCGGGGTTTGCGGCCGAGGTGGTGTCGATGCAGACGCCCGAGCATCGGGAGCGGCTGTTGGCGTTGCGGAACCGGTCCGGATGA
- a CDS encoding acyl-CoA dehydrogenase family protein, producing MTAWSDDPEEFRGHVRRWCAEEIPADWRTTQAAASDAEFVRFQQGWFQRLRSAGFAVPHWPAEYGGGMPVAHQIVLYQELAAHDAPRLVLAFVGVHHAAATLLAAGTEAQRHRHLPAILDGEIWAQGFSEPEAGSDLAALRTTARRDGDYYVVTGQKVWVSGAQYADWCLLLARTDPDVPKRKGISYFLLDMRSPGIEVRPIRQATGEAHFCELFLDQVRIPAANLIGAENQGWQVAQQTLGAERGLTMLELSERLGHAGFRWLAEEAQRCGRDADPLVTDRLWRLETELTGLRLMCRDLVERHEAGTVGPADASIVKLFYSELLQRIMRFGTELGGVVSHTVVRKPMSGGWESGAWVLDFIGSWEWTIPGGSSEIQRTIIAERGLGLPREPVVPG from the coding sequence ATGACCGCCTGGTCCGACGACCCGGAGGAGTTCCGTGGCCACGTCCGCCGGTGGTGCGCCGAGGAGATTCCGGCCGACTGGCGGACGACCCAGGCAGCTGCGAGCGACGCCGAGTTCGTTCGTTTCCAACAGGGCTGGTTCCAGCGGCTACGCTCGGCTGGCTTCGCGGTGCCGCACTGGCCGGCCGAGTACGGCGGCGGTATGCCCGTCGCCCACCAGATCGTGCTGTATCAAGAGCTTGCCGCGCACGATGCGCCGCGGCTGGTACTTGCGTTCGTCGGGGTGCACCATGCTGCCGCCACCCTGCTGGCCGCGGGTACCGAAGCGCAGCGCCACCGGCACCTGCCCGCGATCCTGGACGGCGAGATCTGGGCGCAAGGATTCTCCGAGCCGGAGGCCGGCTCGGATCTGGCCGCGCTGCGCACCACCGCCCGCCGCGACGGTGACTACTACGTCGTGACCGGACAGAAGGTGTGGGTCAGCGGAGCCCAGTACGCCGACTGGTGCCTGCTGCTGGCTCGCACCGATCCGGATGTGCCTAAGCGGAAAGGCATCTCGTATTTTTTGCTGGACATGCGCAGCCCGGGCATCGAGGTGCGGCCGATCCGGCAGGCGACGGGGGAGGCACACTTCTGTGAGTTGTTCCTGGACCAGGTGCGGATACCTGCGGCGAACCTGATCGGCGCGGAGAACCAAGGTTGGCAGGTGGCGCAGCAGACGCTCGGTGCAGAACGCGGACTCACCATGCTGGAGCTGTCGGAACGGCTGGGCCACGCGGGATTCCGCTGGCTGGCCGAGGAGGCGCAACGCTGCGGCCGGGACGCGGACCCGTTGGTCACCGACCGGCTGTGGCGGCTGGAGACCGAGCTGACCGGGCTGCGCCTGATGTGCCGGGACCTGGTGGAACGGCACGAAGCCGGCACCGTCGGCCCGGCCGATGCCTCGATCGTCAAGCTGTTCTACAGCGAGTTGTTGCAGCGGATCATGCGGTTCGGCACCGAACTCGGCGGGGTGGTATCGCACACCGTGGTGCGTAAGCCGATGTCCGGCGGCTGGGAGTCGGGGGCCTGGGTGCTCGACTTCATCGGGTCGTGGGAATGGACGATTCCCGGCGGGTCCAGCGAGATCCAGCGCACCATCATCGCCGAGCGTGGTCTGGGCCTGCCGCGGGAGCCGGTGGTGCCGGGATGA